In the genome of Polaribacter sp. MED152, one region contains:
- the hflX gene encoding GTPase HflX, whose translation MIDQKEAISEKAVLIGVITQQQDETKSTEYLDELEFLTQTAGGVVVKRFVQKMERPNPKTFLGAGKLEDVKAYIQSNMIGTAIFDDELSPAQLRNIEKILDCKILDRTNLILDIFAQRAQTSSAKTQVELAQSEYLLPRLTRLWTHLDKQKGGIGMRGPGETEIETDRRIIRDKITLLKKRLKTIDKQMAVQRKNRGKMVRVALVGYTNVGKSTLMNVVSKSDVFAENKLFATLDTTVRKVVIKNIPFLMTDTVGFIRKLPTQLVESFKSTLDEVREADLLLHVVDISHPNFEDHIASVNSILTDIKCADKPTLMVFNKIDAYQHETIEEDDLETEKGKEHYTLQDWKKTWMNDNEVESIFISALNKENLEDFKEKTYEEVKKIHIQRFPYNDFLYYEYKEEE comes from the coding sequence ATGATAGATCAAAAAGAAGCCATTTCTGAAAAAGCTGTACTAATAGGTGTTATTACACAACAGCAAGATGAAACAAAATCAACAGAATATTTAGACGAACTAGAGTTTTTAACGCAAACTGCTGGAGGTGTTGTTGTAAAACGTTTTGTTCAAAAAATGGAAAGACCAAATCCTAAAACATTTTTAGGAGCTGGTAAACTAGAAGATGTAAAAGCGTACATACAATCTAACATGATTGGTACTGCTATTTTTGATGATGAGTTATCTCCTGCACAATTAAGAAATATCGAGAAAATTTTAGATTGTAAAATTTTAGATAGAACCAATTTAATACTTGATATTTTTGCACAGAGAGCGCAAACAAGTTCTGCAAAAACGCAAGTAGAATTGGCTCAAAGTGAATATCTTTTACCACGTTTAACAAGACTTTGGACACACCTTGACAAACAAAAAGGAGGTATTGGAATGCGTGGACCAGGAGAAACAGAGATTGAAACAGATAGACGTATAATTCGTGATAAAATAACACTCTTAAAAAAGCGCTTAAAAACTATTGATAAACAAATGGCGGTTCAAAGAAAGAATCGTGGTAAAATGGTAAGAGTTGCTTTGGTTGGGTATACCAATGTTGGTAAATCTACCTTAATGAATGTAGTTAGTAAAAGTGATGTTTTTGCAGAAAATAAATTGTTTGCAACTTTAGATACTACTGTACGTAAAGTAGTTATTAAAAACATTCCTTTTTTAATGACAGATACTGTTGGGTTTATTAGAAAATTACCAACTCAATTAGTAGAGTCATTCAAATCTACTTTAGACGAAGTTAGAGAAGCAGATTTATTGTTACATGTTGTAGATATATCTCACCCAAATTTTGAAGATCATATTGCATCTGTAAATTCTATTCTAACAGATATCAAATGTGCAGATAAACCAACCTTAATGGTCTTTAATAAGATTGATGCTTACCAACATGAAACTATAGAAGAAGACGATTTAGAGACAGAAAAAGGTAAAGAGCATTATACATTACAAGATTGGAAAAAAACATGGATGAATGATAATGAAGTAGAATCGATTTTTATTTCTGCTTTAAACAAAGAAAATCTAGAAGACTTTAAAGAGAAAACGTATGAAGAAGTAAAGAAAATTCATATTCAACGTTTTCCTTACAATGACTTTTTGTATTACGAATACAAAGAAGAGGAATAA
- a CDS encoding CNNM domain-containing protein: MTLLLIYATVSIFFSFLCSILEAVLLSITPTFINLKKSEGLEYAEDLEVLKKDVDKPLIAILTINTIAHTVGAILVGVQAKVAYAEMYGTTTRSVFGIEFTEDVMVGLVSTIMTILILVASEIIPKTIGATYWKGLANFTSKALKVMIFPLKYTGILWVLQLTTKLIGGKGHGSILSRESFLVMTEMAEKDGVFKKNESKVIRNLLGFKEIKVNDVMTPRTVMELADESETIQAFYEAHKNLRFSRIPVFKENPDEITGYFLKDHLLEAIINGQGNEALSTIKRAILITDRELSIPDLFDKLIKEKEHIALVVDEYGSVSGLVSQEDVIETLLGLEIMDETDSVADLQALARKSWENRAKRMGIIKDDLEQ, encoded by the coding sequence ATGACATTATTATTAATTTACGCTACTGTTTCAATTTTTTTCTCTTTTTTATGTTCAATTTTAGAAGCAGTTTTACTAAGTATTACGCCTACTTTTATCAACCTTAAAAAAAGTGAAGGTTTAGAATATGCTGAAGATTTAGAAGTTTTAAAAAAAGATGTAGACAAACCTTTAATTGCTATTTTAACTATTAATACAATCGCACACACTGTAGGTGCAATATTGGTGGGTGTACAAGCAAAAGTAGCTTATGCAGAAATGTATGGTACAACCACTAGAAGTGTTTTTGGCATAGAATTTACAGAAGATGTAATGGTTGGTTTAGTATCTACTATCATGACGATTCTAATCTTAGTAGCATCAGAAATTATACCTAAAACCATAGGAGCCACTTATTGGAAAGGCTTAGCTAATTTTACTTCTAAAGCACTTAAGGTTATGATTTTTCCTTTAAAATACACAGGTATTTTATGGGTATTACAACTTACCACTAAACTTATTGGAGGTAAAGGTCATGGAAGTATTTTAAGTAGAGAAAGCTTTTTGGTAATGACAGAAATGGCTGAAAAAGATGGTGTATTTAAAAAGAATGAAAGTAAAGTAATTAGAAACTTACTAGGTTTTAAAGAGATAAAAGTAAATGATGTAATGACACCTAGAACAGTTATGGAACTTGCAGATGAGAGCGAAACTATTCAGGCTTTTTACGAAGCTCATAAAAATTTACGTTTCTCAAGAATACCTGTTTTTAAAGAAAATCCTGATGAAATTACAGGCTACTTTTTAAAAGATCATTTATTAGAAGCCATTATTAACGGTCAAGGAAATGAGGCTTTATCTACCATAAAAAGAGCTATTTTAATTACAGATAGAGAATTATCGATACCAGATTTGTTTGATAAATTAATTAAAGAAAAAGAACATATTGCACTTGTTGTGGATGAATATGGTTCTGTAAGTGGTTTAGTTTCTCAAGAAGATGTTATTGAAACTTTACTTGGTTTAGAAATTATGGATGAAACTGATTCTGTTGCAGATTTACAAGCCCTTGCAAGAAAATCTTGGGAAAACAGAGCAAAACGAATGGGAATCATAAAGGATGATTTGGAGCAATAA